The Nitratidesulfovibrio sp. SRB-5 genomic sequence CCTTGCGGGGCACCCCGCGCGAACCGCCGCGCGCCGCGATGACGGCCACCACGTCCCATTCCGCGCGCGGGATGTTCACGTCGCGCCGGGCCGGGTCGCACAAATGCTGGTGACGCACCCGCCCGCAGTCCACGATCCAGTCGTACAGGACGGAGGATGGCAGGCCGTGGGCCAGTACCCGGTGTACACCGCTGTCCGCGCGGCCCAGCCACGATTCCGTCACCGCCAGCACGCACTGTTCGGCGGGCATGATGGCCTGATCGGGTAAATGGGGAAGGCCGCGCGAAGGGGCAAGGTCGGGCAGGCGGGACTGGTCGGGACGATGGGGACGGACACCGGGCGCGCCGGGCTGCGCGGGCGAAAGGGGATGGCGCGCGCTCATGGCCGGTCTCCCCGGCTTTCCCGATCACCCTGCCCGCTGACGACGGGCGCGGCTTCCGGAATGGCGGTTGCCGCATCGGCGGGCGCATCACCCAGCGCCGCCTGGTGCCGCGCCGCGTGCACCACATCCGGCAGGGTCACGGCAAAAAAACGTTCCGCCGGGGTGTCCAGCGCAAGATCCGGCTGGCGCCAGTCGCGGGCGGCGGCCACGGGGTCGTGGGCCAGCGATGCGTAGGCCGCGCCGTATGCGGCGGCGATGCGTTCCGGCTGCCAGTGGGCTTCCATCCAGGCTCGCGCGGCGCGGCCCGCCCCTTGCGCGTCTGCCGGATGGTCCAGCAGGTGGCCCAGCACGTGGGCCGCATCCTCCAGCCGCACGTCGATGAACGGACAGCCATCCGTTTCCGCCATGCGCGCCAGCACCCGGCGGCAGCGGCCATCCAGGTGGGCCAGAACCGGCTTGCCCTGGGCCAGCCCTTCCAGCCCGGTCAGGTGCCAGCTGCCGGTGACCAGGTCGTCCACCACGATGCGGGACAGTCGCTTGGCGGCAAGGGTGGCGGCCAGCGGCGTCTTGTGCACCAGGTGCCAGCTTGCCCCGCGCGGCAGGCACGCGGCGCGCACGGCGGCCTCGGCCTCTGGCCGGGCCTTGGTGTTCCAGCGGTCGGCCCAGGCCGAATGCAGCCGGGTGGGCGACAGGAACACGTCGTGGCGCAACGGGCCGTGCAGGGCAGGGTCGTGCGGCAGATGGTCCGCGTCGTGGATGGGCAGGGGATTGGGCACCACCCGCGCGCGGGGGTAGCAGCGTTCCTGAAACTGGCCCACCACCAGCGCGGGGATGGACTGGGCCAGCAGCGCGGCGGGGGTGATGTCCATGCGGCCCGCCACCAGCCCCGGTTCGCTGTGGAACTGGCGGATCACGAGCGTGCCCCTTTCCGCCAGCGCGCGAAAGTCGATGGGCGCGAAGTGGCGCGAATCCAGGTCCAGATAGTTGTGGAAGTGGATGATGTCGGCCTGCTCCGCCAGTTCGCGGGCGAGGCCCGGCGTTTCGTCGAACACCACGTCCTGCCCGAAGTCCTCGCTGCCGTATCGCGTCAGGTCCACCAGCCGGGCCGTGCAGCCGGGCAGATGGGCGTTCAGCGCCCGCACCAGGCGCAGCGGCGCGCCCGCCAGCGGGGTGACGGCGAAATGGACCACGCGCATCACGCGGCCCCGGCCTTGCGGCGGATTTCGGACCCGGCTC encodes the following:
- a CDS encoding glycosyltransferase family 1 protein; amino-acid sequence: MRVVHFAVTPLAGAPLRLVRALNAHLPGCTARLVDLTRYGSEDFGQDVVFDETPGLARELAEQADIIHFHNYLDLDSRHFAPIDFRALAERGTLVIRQFHSEPGLVAGRMDITPAALLAQSIPALVVGQFQERCYPRARVVPNPLPIHDADHLPHDPALHGPLRHDVFLSPTRLHSAWADRWNTKARPEAEAAVRAACLPRGASWHLVHKTPLAATLAAKRLSRIVVDDLVTGSWHLTGLEGLAQGKPVLAHLDGRCRRVLARMAETDGCPFIDVRLEDAAHVLGHLLDHPADAQGAGRAARAWMEAHWQPERIAAAYGAAYASLAHDPVAAARDWRQPDLALDTPAERFFAVTLPDVVHAARHQAALGDAPADAATAIPEAAPVVSGQGDRESRGDRP